A genomic region of Neosynechococcus sphagnicola sy1 contains the following coding sequences:
- a CDS encoding cytochrome P450 — MSNDLSRIPGPEPKFLIGNSLDFVDTPSHIRLYEYGLAYGDIMCFWLFNQANILINDSGLIEKVLVSDRDHYYKNAPRSAAEPVMGDSLFLSNGKDWEFKRQNHPFSAAHIDNYFERILPTIQQKTTNYLEILQPSSIPKSVELFSGLVNLSFQIFGLTILGTEMDSSYFDAFNMLMQEMNNRGGQAFLPYPLSLNPVFWLQRQRWNSFIEDQIHQHQQQTDSQGIDLLSFVIKDTKLSVTQLREELSTTFTAGTRNVAEAVAAAIFFMC, encoded by the coding sequence ATGTCAAACGATCTCAGCCGTATTCCTGGCCCCGAACCTAAATTTTTAATTGGCAATTCTTTAGACTTTGTAGACACGCCCTCTCATATTAGATTGTATGAGTATGGATTGGCTTATGGCGATATAATGTGTTTTTGGTTGTTCAATCAAGCCAATATTTTGATTAATGATTCAGGCTTAATTGAAAAAGTGTTAGTTAGCGATCGCGATCACTATTACAAAAATGCTCCTCGCAGTGCAGCTGAACCAGTGATGGGGGACAGCCTTTTCTTGAGCAATGGAAAAGACTGGGAATTCAAACGCCAAAATCACCCTTTTTCAGCCGCTCATATTGACAATTATTTTGAGCGGATCTTGCCAACTATTCAGCAAAAAACCACGAATTATTTAGAAATTTTACAGCCCAGCTCAATACCTAAATCAGTAGAGCTATTTAGTGGATTGGTGAACTTATCCTTTCAGATCTTTGGTCTCACCATCCTAGGAACTGAGATGGATAGTAGCTACTTCGATGCTTTTAACATGTTAATGCAGGAAATGAATAATCGGGGAGGACAAGCTTTTTTGCCTTATCCTTTATCTCTAAACCCAGTATTTTGGCTGCAACGACAGCGATGGAATTCCTTCATTGAAGATCAAATTCATCAACACCAACAGCAGACCGATTCCCAGGGAATTGACCTGTTATCTTTTGTGATTAAGGATACCAAACTATCGGTAACACAATTACGAGAGGAACTATCAACAACTTTTACCGCAGGGACAAGAAATGTTGCCGAAGCCGTAGCTGCCGCTATATTTTTTATGTGCTAA
- a CDS encoding efflux RND transporter periplasmic adaptor subunit: MGTVLAFATGCSKQAAIAPPAAFPVQLLELQPASVQDTTEFVGKLEAIAQVQVRSEIQGTIQEILVREGDPVAAGTTLIKLQPDQTVPQLQSAQAAANGAILARATAFKDRQVSQARLLTAQSDLDLAQTNFKRAHYLLNEGAIATLRYDEAKNQLDAARNRLTAAKEQFQAADIAILQATANVHQAQAEVKAAKVSVGFKQIVAAIPGIVGDLPERVGDYVTTGQVVTTLTQNNALDLRLSIPSNRLNQLRLGLPVQLVNPNTKEQLTTGRINFIAPRVDAANQVILVKARFPNNGHRLKDGQFVEAWVIWSQRPGILIPTNAVKRLADQAFVYVAQAGTTPGKSQQIVRQRPVRLGTIQAGKYQVLEGLSPGDRIAVSNILKLKEGTPIQPQT, from the coding sequence ATGGGTACTGTCTTGGCTTTCGCCACTGGCTGTAGTAAACAAGCAGCAATTGCTCCGCCAGCCGCTTTCCCTGTGCAACTCCTAGAGCTGCAACCCGCCTCGGTTCAAGATACCACTGAGTTTGTGGGCAAGCTAGAAGCGATCGCCCAGGTGCAGGTGCGATCGGAAATTCAAGGCACCATCCAAGAGATTTTGGTGCGTGAAGGCGATCCCGTGGCTGCCGGAACGACATTGATCAAACTCCAGCCCGATCAAACGGTGCCCCAGCTCCAAAGTGCTCAGGCTGCGGCCAATGGCGCTATCTTGGCACGGGCAACCGCATTTAAAGATCGTCAAGTTTCTCAAGCTCGGCTGTTAACGGCTCAGTCGGACTTAGACCTGGCTCAGACCAATTTTAAGCGCGCCCATTATCTCCTGAATGAAGGGGCGATCGCGACCCTGCGCTACGACGAGGCCAAAAACCAGCTGGATGCGGCCCGCAATCGACTCACTGCTGCTAAAGAGCAATTTCAGGCAGCAGATATTGCTATTTTGCAAGCCACCGCCAATGTTCACCAGGCTCAAGCTGAGGTAAAAGCAGCCAAGGTCAGTGTCGGATTTAAGCAAATCGTCGCTGCGATTCCTGGGATTGTGGGGGATTTACCCGAGCGGGTAGGGGACTATGTGACGACGGGACAGGTGGTCACCACCCTGACCCAAAACAATGCCTTGGATTTGCGCCTCTCCATTCCCTCCAATCGGCTGAATCAGTTGCGGTTGGGGTTGCCAGTCCAGTTGGTTAATCCCAACACCAAGGAACAGCTCACAACTGGCCGTATTAATTTCATTGCCCCCAGAGTGGATGCGGCCAATCAGGTGATTCTGGTCAAAGCTCGGTTTCCCAACAACGGCCATCGACTCAAGGATGGGCAGTTTGTGGAAGCATGGGTGATCTGGAGTCAACGCCCCGGAATTTTAATTCCGACCAATGCGGTCAAGCGACTGGCAGACCAGGCTTTTGTTTATGTCGCCCAAGCCGGAACGACCCCAGGGAAATCCCAACAGATTGTACGCCAACGACCTGTGCGGTTGGGTACGATCCAAGCCGGAAAGTACCAGGTGCTGGAAGGATTAAGTCCGGGCGATCGCATTGCCGTGTCCAATATCCTCAAGCTCAAAGAGGGCACCCCTATTCAGCCCCAAACCTAG
- a CDS encoding efflux RND transporter permease subunit: MIAAANQRPELQNVYTGFTAGTSQLEVNVNRSLANSLNVDVAEVFKTLQTYLGGNYVNDFVLGNRQYRVYVQAEGDYRTDPKVLQQLSVRSRDDNLVLLGNLLTINSFVSPPTLTHYNVYTSIKIQGGPAPGYSSGQAIQAMDEVAAAVLPTGFGYEWTGAALEEKAAGGATLILFGLGFVLVFLVLAAQYESYIDPTIIMLTVPLSTLGALLAIWFRANFLQVGGIWPIINNDIYAQVGLLMLIGMSAKNTILIVEFANQSKAEGMSITQAAITSAKSRFRPIIMTAVSGLVGYIPLMTAVGAGAMSRWSIGTVSFGGYLIATILSLGLAPVLYIVVKTIEKNFFQANVQTSES, translated from the coding sequence GTGATTGCTGCGGCGAATCAACGACCCGAACTGCAAAACGTGTATACCGGTTTTACCGCTGGGACGTCTCAACTGGAAGTGAATGTCAACCGTTCCCTGGCTAATTCCTTAAATGTAGATGTGGCGGAAGTTTTCAAAACCCTGCAAACCTATCTGGGGGGGAACTATGTCAATGACTTCGTGCTTGGGAATCGCCAATATCGGGTTTATGTGCAGGCAGAAGGCGATTACCGCACCGATCCCAAGGTGTTGCAACAGCTCTCGGTGCGATCGCGGGATGACAATCTGGTGCTATTGGGGAATTTGCTGACGATCAATTCCTTTGTTTCACCGCCGACCCTGACCCATTACAACGTCTATACGTCGATCAAAATCCAGGGTGGCCCGGCTCCCGGTTACAGTTCAGGACAGGCGATTCAAGCCATGGATGAGGTGGCGGCGGCAGTCCTGCCAACGGGTTTTGGTTACGAATGGACAGGCGCTGCCTTAGAAGAAAAAGCAGCGGGGGGAGCTACCTTGATTCTGTTTGGCCTGGGATTTGTACTGGTATTTCTGGTTCTGGCTGCCCAATACGAAAGTTACATTGATCCGACGATCATTATGCTGACGGTTCCCCTCTCCACTCTGGGAGCGCTGCTCGCCATTTGGTTCCGAGCTAATTTCTTGCAGGTAGGGGGCATCTGGCCGATCATTAACAATGATATTTATGCCCAGGTGGGGCTGTTGATGCTGATTGGGATGTCGGCGAAAAACACGATTTTAATTGTGGAATTTGCTAACCAGTCGAAGGCCGAAGGCATGAGCATTACCCAGGCGGCGATTACCTCGGCGAAATCCCGGTTTCGCCCGATTATAATGACCGCTGTCTCTGGTTTGGTGGGGTACATCCCGCTGATGACGGCGGTGGGAGCGGGGGCTATGAGTCGCTGGTCGATCGGTACTGTCAGTTTTGGAGGATATCTGATTGCCACGATTTTAAGCCTAGGGCTGGCCCCGGTACTTTACATCGTAGTTAAGACGATAGAAAAGAATTTTTTCCAGGCAAATGTTCAAACTTCTGAATCCTAA
- a CDS encoding cytochrome P450, whose translation MQKLQAELSELLVDYEGEFHLADINQLHYLDLVIKETLRLYPAVPLFIREVIAGKSPTLGDYKIPEKTQIFISSWAFHRNPNHWQNPNEFIPERFIDAPPPFHYFPFGAGPRQCIGMAFTLFCTKVKLVSILSQYLIELEPGTTYDTQYFSGTIMPRDGVKVKLSKK comes from the coding sequence ATGCAAAAATTGCAGGCTGAGCTGAGTGAATTACTCGTAGATTATGAGGGTGAATTCCATCTCGCAGATATTAATCAACTCCATTATCTTGATCTTGTTATCAAGGAAACATTGAGGTTATATCCTGCTGTACCCTTATTTATTCGGGAAGTTATTGCAGGAAAATCTCCAACATTGGGGGACTACAAAATTCCGGAAAAAACCCAAATCTTTATCAGTAGCTGGGCATTCCACCGTAATCCTAATCATTGGCAGAATCCTAATGAATTTATACCTGAACGCTTTATAGATGCGCCTCCTCCTTTCCACTATTTTCCCTTTGGTGCTGGCCCTCGACAGTGCATTGGAATGGCGTTTACCTTATTCTGTACAAAAGTTAAGTTAGTGAGTATCCTTTCGCAATACTTAATAGAGCTTGAGCCTGGGACTACTTATGACACACAATATTTTTCAGGTACGATTATGCCCCGTGATGGTGTCAAGGTTAAACTCAGTAAGAAATAA
- a CDS encoding lipoxygenase family protein: MLPPSLPQDDTPDQQLQRNQAIAQQREDYQYSQTAGILLIKTLPQSEMFSFKYLLERDKGLVSLIVNTLASKIENIFDPFEKLEDYQEMFPLLPKPSVLETFRHDAVFARQRIAGANPMVIERVISKLPDNFPVTDAMFQKIMSTKKTLAEAIAEGRLFLTNYKGLDGLTPGHYERGTKTIAAPLVLYCWKPTGYGDYRGNLAPIAIQINQKPDPIINPIYTPRDGMHWFMAKIFAQMADGNYHEAISHLGRTHLVLEPFVLATANELAPNHPLSILLKPHFQFTLAINELAREQLISKGGYADTLLAGTLEASISVIKAAIQEYFENFTEFAVPKELTRRGIGETDLDAQGENFLPDYPYRDDALLLWDAIKNYVRDYLNLYYTSQDKILKDTELKNWVSKLISPEGGNVKGLVPNGELTTLDQLVEIATQLIFVSGPQHAAVNYPQYDYMAFVPNMPLATYAPPSSDPTIDETTILKILPPQKLAAKQLELMKTLSVFRANRLGYPDNEFVDVRAQNVLIKFQGNLKKVEDKITARNETRLEPYVFLLPSNVPNSTNI, translated from the coding sequence ATGCTCCCACCGAGTTTGCCCCAAGATGATACTCCTGATCAGCAGCTACAGCGAAATCAGGCGATCGCGCAACAGCGAGAAGACTATCAATATAGCCAGACTGCGGGAATACTACTAATTAAAACGTTGCCTCAATCGGAAATGTTTTCATTCAAATATTTGCTAGAGCGCGATAAGGGGCTGGTTTCCTTAATTGTGAATACCCTAGCAAGCAAAATCGAGAATATCTTCGATCCCTTCGAGAAATTAGAAGATTATCAGGAGATGTTTCCACTGTTGCCCAAACCCTCAGTTCTAGAAACCTTCCGACATGATGCTGTCTTTGCCCGTCAACGCATTGCGGGTGCAAACCCGATGGTCATTGAGCGCGTAATTAGCAAATTACCGGATAACTTCCCGGTCACAGATGCCATGTTTCAAAAAATTATGTCAACCAAAAAGACGTTGGCAGAGGCGATCGCTGAAGGGAGACTCTTCCTCACGAACTATAAGGGGCTGGATGGACTGACCCCAGGACACTACGAAAGAGGAACAAAAACCATTGCAGCTCCCTTAGTCTTGTACTGCTGGAAACCAACAGGTTATGGTGATTATCGCGGGAATTTAGCACCGATCGCCATTCAAATTAATCAGAAACCTGACCCGATAATCAATCCAATATATACCCCAAGGGATGGGATGCATTGGTTTATGGCAAAAATCTTTGCCCAGATGGCAGATGGCAACTATCACGAAGCGATCAGTCATCTAGGTCGAACGCATCTAGTTTTAGAACCATTTGTGCTGGCCACCGCCAATGAGCTAGCCCCCAATCATCCTCTTTCCATTCTCCTCAAGCCCCATTTTCAATTCACTCTGGCAATCAATGAACTAGCACGAGAACAATTGATCAGCAAAGGTGGCTATGCAGATACGCTGCTCGCGGGCACACTGGAAGCCTCCATCAGCGTCATTAAAGCAGCCATCCAGGAATACTTCGAAAACTTTACAGAGTTTGCAGTACCGAAAGAGCTAACCCGGCGAGGCATTGGGGAAACCGATTTAGATGCACAGGGCGAGAATTTCTTACCCGACTACCCCTACCGAGATGATGCACTGTTATTGTGGGATGCAATTAAAAACTACGTAAGGGATTATCTGAATCTCTACTATACGTCCCAAGACAAAATCCTCAAGGATACCGAACTAAAGAATTGGGTGAGTAAGCTTATTTCTCCTGAGGGGGGAAATGTCAAAGGATTGGTTCCCAATGGTGAGCTTACCACCCTAGATCAGTTAGTTGAGATAGCAACGCAGCTAATTTTTGTCAGTGGCCCACAACACGCTGCGGTGAATTATCCCCAATACGACTACATGGCCTTTGTCCCTAACATGCCCCTAGCTACCTATGCCCCTCCGAGTAGCGATCCGACGATCGATGAAACCACGATTCTGAAAATTCTTCCTCCACAAAAACTAGCCGCAAAGCAATTAGAGCTAATGAAAACTCTTTCTGTTTTTCGGGCAAATCGCTTAGGCTATCCAGACAATGAATTTGTTGATGTTCGGGCTCAGAATGTATTAATTAAATTTCAGGGAAATTTGAAAAAAGTCGAGGATAAAATTACCGCACGGAATGAGACTCGACTTGAGCCGTATGTATTTCTCTTGCCCTCCAACGTACCTAATAGTACAAATATTTAG
- a CDS encoding YifB family Mg chelatase-like AAA ATPase gives MLARIWSASLLGIQAVKVGVEVDVSGGLPGIVVVGLPDTAVQEAKERVKAALKNAGYAFPMRRIVINLTPADLRKEGPSFDLPIGVGILAASEQVSAQLLGDFLFVGEMSLDGSLRPVAGVLAIAAAARQMGITGLVLPVDNMREAAVVQGLAVYGFQHLSEVVAFLRAPEHYTPCPREDTLETSAIHSLALDLQDVKGQNLARRALEIAAAGGHNLIFVGPPGSGKTMLARRLPGVLPPLSFPEALEVTQIHSVAGLLKQKGTLVRTRPFRSPHHSASGPSLVGGGSFPRPGEISLAHRGILFLDELAEFRREVLEVLRQPLEDGCVTISRTRQSVQFPAQFTLIASTNPCPCGYFGDNIQPCTCSPRQREQYWARLSGPLMDRIDLQVAVNRLKPEEITQQPTGETSAVVRERVLRARDRAQVRFQHEPTLHCNAQMQSRHLKQWCPVDDSCRLILEGAIRKLGLSARATDRILKVARTIADLAGAPSLQVSHLAEAIQYRTLDRMQ, from the coding sequence ATGCTAGCGAGAATTTGGAGTGCCTCCCTCCTGGGTATCCAGGCTGTGAAAGTCGGGGTAGAAGTGGATGTCTCAGGCGGACTTCCTGGTATTGTCGTTGTCGGACTCCCGGATACTGCGGTACAGGAGGCCAAGGAGCGGGTAAAGGCAGCCCTGAAAAATGCTGGCTATGCTTTCCCCATGCGACGCATTGTGATTAATCTCACCCCTGCCGACCTACGCAAGGAAGGGCCGAGTTTTGATCTGCCCATCGGTGTAGGGATTCTAGCCGCCTCAGAGCAAGTGAGTGCCCAACTCTTAGGGGATTTTCTGTTTGTAGGTGAAATGTCCCTTGATGGCAGCTTAAGGCCCGTAGCCGGGGTGCTGGCGATCGCAGCAGCAGCGCGACAGATGGGCATTACCGGACTGGTTCTCCCCGTGGATAATATGCGGGAAGCAGCCGTTGTTCAGGGTCTGGCAGTCTATGGGTTTCAGCATCTCTCCGAGGTGGTTGCCTTTCTGAGGGCGCCCGAACATTACACTCCGTGCCCCAGGGAAGATACTCTTGAAACTTCAGCTATCCACTCCCTAGCCCTTGATTTACAGGATGTTAAAGGTCAAAACCTGGCGCGGCGAGCTTTAGAAATCGCAGCTGCGGGGGGACACAACCTGATCTTTGTCGGGCCACCGGGCAGTGGTAAGACCATGTTGGCCCGGCGACTGCCGGGAGTGTTACCCCCCTTATCCTTTCCAGAAGCCCTGGAAGTGACGCAAATTCACTCCGTTGCTGGGTTATTGAAACAGAAGGGCACCTTGGTGCGTACCCGCCCCTTCCGCAGTCCCCACCATTCGGCATCCGGGCCATCCCTAGTGGGTGGAGGGAGTTTTCCGCGACCGGGGGAAATTTCCCTAGCCCACCGGGGAATTTTATTTTTGGATGAACTTGCAGAGTTTCGCCGGGAGGTCTTGGAAGTGTTGCGGCAACCCTTAGAAGATGGCTGCGTTACCATTTCTCGCACACGTCAGTCCGTTCAGTTTCCGGCACAGTTTACATTAATTGCCAGTACCAATCCCTGTCCCTGTGGGTATTTTGGGGATAACATTCAGCCCTGTACCTGTAGCCCCCGCCAACGGGAGCAGTATTGGGCACGGCTGTCCGGCCCCTTGATGGATCGGATTGATTTACAGGTGGCGGTGAATCGCCTTAAACCCGAGGAAATTACCCAACAACCCACGGGAGAAACCTCGGCAGTGGTCAGGGAACGGGTGCTGCGGGCTCGCGATCGTGCCCAAGTCCGGTTTCAGCACGAACCAACCCTCCACTGCAATGCCCAGATGCAGAGCCGGCACTTAAAGCAGTGGTGCCCAGTGGATGATAGCTGCCGCCTGATTTTAGAAGGGGCAATTCGCAAACTGGGATTGTCCGCCCGAGCCACCGACCGGATCTTGAAAGTGGCTCGTACCATCGCTGATTTGGCGGGAGCTCCGTCGTTGCAGGTCAGCCATTTAGCAGAAGCAATTCAGTACCGTACTCTTGATCGCATGCAGTAG
- a CDS encoding CIA30 family protein codes for MSNWDWFQPGWGNRPRTQFPGLEPLDPGVFLVVGATSEVGQRILRQLLDRGMKVRSLVQDAAQARDLLGADTEIIAVDLRRPETLTAQVTAHLRAVICCLDTLDIEDISNLLQACVPTLQSTPLQPIFQFSSPVAVDLQALWGAVDDVVMGGVSESSFRVEQGLAWFTGTVSTANSGGFASVRTRNLEPPLSLENYDGLKLRVRGNGDRYKFLVRTESGWDSIAYSYSFDTVTDTWIDVWMPFREFVPVFRAKTVPTAAPLDTRCIRALQLILSKFEYDGALNPKFTPGEFQLCIESIAAYPKPPTDPSSILRSPQVILVSETVTTGSAPSPAMVAWQPQHQEFLHHHGICFTLIEPTGEIAPTPAPTVIPQGCKGLDDLAHRCVAALLPSE; via the coding sequence TTGAGCAACTGGGACTGGTTTCAACCAGGATGGGGCAATCGACCCAGGACTCAGTTCCCTGGCCTGGAACCCCTTGATCCGGGGGTGTTTTTAGTTGTTGGAGCCACCAGTGAGGTGGGTCAGCGGATCCTGCGCCAACTCTTGGATCGGGGCATGAAGGTGCGATCGCTGGTGCAGGATGCAGCCCAGGCCAGGGATCTTTTAGGAGCCGATACGGAGATCATTGCCGTTGATCTGCGTCGTCCTGAGACCCTCACTGCCCAAGTCACAGCCCACCTCCGAGCTGTGATCTGTTGCCTAGACACCCTAGATATTGAAGATATCTCCAATTTGTTACAAGCCTGTGTGCCGACGTTGCAATCCACCCCACTCCAACCGATTTTTCAGTTTTCCTCACCCGTGGCGGTGGATCTGCAAGCCCTCTGGGGTGCCGTGGATGACGTGGTGATGGGAGGGGTGAGCGAAAGTAGCTTCCGGGTTGAACAGGGTCTGGCTTGGTTTACAGGTACGGTGTCTACGGCCAACTCCGGTGGGTTTGCCTCCGTCCGCACCCGCAACCTGGAACCCCCGCTGAGTCTAGAGAATTATGATGGTCTGAAGTTACGGGTGCGAGGCAATGGCGATCGCTACAAATTTCTTGTTCGTACCGAAAGTGGCTGGGACAGCATTGCCTACAGTTACTCCTTTGATACGGTGACCGATACCTGGATTGATGTCTGGATGCCCTTCCGCGAGTTTGTCCCCGTCTTTCGAGCCAAAACCGTGCCCACCGCAGCCCCCCTGGACACCCGTTGCATTCGTGCCTTACAACTGATTCTCAGCAAGTTTGAGTACGATGGGGCGCTGAATCCCAAATTTACGCCAGGGGAGTTTCAACTCTGTATTGAGTCGATTGCAGCTTATCCAAAACCGCCAACTGACCCGTCATCCATTCTGCGATCGCCCCAAGTGATCCTGGTGAGTGAGACTGTGACCACAGGGTCGGCACCCTCCCCTGCCATGGTCGCCTGGCAACCCCAACACCAAGAATTCCTGCACCACCATGGAATTTGCTTTACTCTCATCGAACCCACTGGGGAAATTGCTCCAACGCCAGCGCCAACTGTCATCCCCCAGGGTTGCAAAGGTCTGGATGATCTTGCCCATCGCTGTGTAGCAGCCCTATTGCCATCTGAGTAG
- a CDS encoding galactose oxidase-like domain-containing protein, whose translation MSDFFNRKKYLKKYDGIKPLVKRWRQFLLEALMPGLVCILVVTVGMQINQKAIAYKVSVASFSGINPALEHFKQDDVRMDTKAEQRLLQISKSRQRVALIPDDPTQRYILGQWSDVYDWPVVTIHATLMKNGKVLAWDSATGIPNTTRATVWDPITNQHTNVNKKTEDGNLFCGGHANLPNGIVFGAGGTLNSNLDGIKATHFFDPTTNTWTLGPSMQYQRWYPSVTALASGDMLITSGRQISAPTTWATIPEILSLSRTLRTLTAANLTLPTYPWLQAAPNGQAFYAGPNNALRYLNTSGTGAWQNLGGRDGINRTYGSYAMYDIGKILVAGGAGGDAVSFPEASARVLNINNSPVQISTTGSMQYGRRQHNLTVLADGTVLVTGGLNSKTQRLVDLNAAIYAAELWNPATGKWRTLASMQIPRQYHSTALLLPDGRVLSAGGGICGDCTTANYLEMNAEIYSPPYLFKNDGSGDIALRPTIEYAPEIVAYGQNFTISTSQANSIEKVAMVRLGSVTHSTNMEQRYVPISFTPGNNSLSVTAPANANIMPPGYYMLFIINNNGVPSIAKIMEVGKSKFWVEAESGSLVAPMQNLSSSTASGGHYITIGSGNNALNQPPENGTDTYTLKVNLPGTYKIWGRTIAPTTSHNSFWVQVDSGPWYKWDNIPLSSNWAWNDVRDANVGNTEVNWKLSLGSHKLTVAYREDGTSLDRLLITSDLNYVPSGLGDN comes from the coding sequence ATGTCTGATTTTTTCAACAGGAAAAAATATCTCAAAAAATATGACGGTATAAAACCACTTGTTAAGCGATGGCGGCAATTTTTATTAGAAGCTTTGATGCCTGGTTTAGTATGCATACTGGTTGTTACAGTAGGGATGCAAATCAACCAGAAGGCCATAGCATATAAAGTATCAGTAGCGAGTTTCTCAGGAATCAACCCTGCTCTAGAGCATTTTAAGCAAGATGACGTCAGGATGGATACTAAGGCAGAGCAACGACTTTTGCAAATTAGTAAAAGTCGTCAGAGAGTTGCTCTAATTCCAGATGACCCAACCCAGCGCTATATTCTCGGTCAGTGGTCAGATGTATACGATTGGCCAGTCGTTACCATCCACGCTACTTTGATGAAGAATGGTAAAGTACTGGCCTGGGATTCAGCGACTGGCATTCCAAACACAACACGGGCTACCGTCTGGGATCCCATCACTAATCAACATACGAATGTCAACAAAAAAACCGAGGATGGGAACCTGTTTTGCGGTGGCCATGCTAACTTGCCAAACGGCATAGTATTTGGCGCTGGCGGCACTCTGAACAGTAATTTAGATGGGATCAAAGCAACTCACTTTTTCGATCCAACTACGAATACTTGGACGCTTGGACCATCCATGCAATATCAACGGTGGTACCCCTCCGTAACTGCTTTGGCCAGCGGCGATATGTTAATCACATCGGGCAGGCAAATCTCTGCACCAACGACATGGGCGACAATTCCTGAAATTCTCTCACTTTCAAGAACACTGCGCACTTTGACCGCAGCCAATCTTACTTTACCTACCTATCCCTGGCTCCAAGCAGCTCCGAATGGCCAAGCGTTTTATGCTGGCCCTAATAATGCTCTGCGCTACCTCAACACAAGTGGAACTGGCGCTTGGCAAAATCTCGGTGGGCGCGACGGTATCAACCGTACCTACGGTAGCTATGCCATGTATGACATCGGTAAAATTCTAGTGGCTGGTGGGGCAGGGGGAGATGCGGTCAGTTTTCCAGAAGCCAGTGCGAGGGTTCTTAACATTAATAATTCTCCTGTACAGATCTCTACGACTGGCTCCATGCAGTATGGTCGGAGACAGCACAACCTCACTGTTTTGGCCGATGGCACCGTTTTGGTAACGGGTGGTCTTAACAGCAAAACTCAACGTCTGGTTGATTTAAATGCAGCAATTTATGCTGCTGAATTATGGAATCCTGCAACAGGGAAGTGGCGAACATTAGCAAGTATGCAGATACCCCGTCAGTATCATTCGACTGCCCTGTTGCTGCCAGATGGGAGAGTACTCTCTGCAGGGGGAGGCATTTGCGGTGACTGTACAACGGCAAACTATTTGGAAATGAATGCCGAAATTTATTCCCCCCCTTATCTTTTTAAGAATGATGGTTCTGGAGATATAGCCCTCCGTCCTACCATTGAATATGCCCCAGAAATAGTAGCTTATGGGCAAAATTTTACAATTAGTACCTCTCAGGCAAATAGTATTGAAAAGGTAGCAATGGTTCGTCTTGGCTCTGTCACCCACTCGACCAACATGGAGCAACGCTATGTACCAATTTCATTTACACCTGGCAATAACAGCCTATCAGTTACTGCGCCTGCAAACGCCAATATTATGCCACCTGGCTACTATATGCTGTTTATTATTAATAACAACGGAGTCCCTTCAATTGCAAAAATAATGGAAGTGGGTAAATCCAAGTTTTGGGTTGAGGCAGAATCAGGTAGCTTAGTAGCACCAATGCAAAACCTATCCAGTAGCACAGCCTCTGGTGGTCACTATATTACTATTGGATCAGGCAATAACGCCTTGAATCAACCTCCAGAAAATGGCACTGACACCTATACCCTTAAGGTTAACTTGCCAGGAACTTATAAAATCTGGGGCCGGACGATCGCACCAACAACGAGTCATAATTCTTTCTGGGTTCAGGTAGATAGCGGCCCATGGTACAAATGGGACAATATCCCGTTGTCTTCAAATTGGGCGTGGAATGATGTCCGGGATGCAAATGTCGGCAATACTGAAGTCAACTGGAAATTATCACTGGGTTCGCACAAACTGACGGTTGCCTATCGTGAAGATGGCACCAGTCTTGATCGGTTATTGATCACCAGTGACTTGAATTATGTACCTAGCGGATTAGGGGATAACTAA